The following proteins come from a genomic window of Pleurocapsa minor HA4230-MV1:
- the ruvX gene encoding Holliday junction resolvase RuvX, with translation MKKVAALGLDVGRKRMGVAGCDGTGLIATGLTTIRRTNWAEDIRQLKEIVAEREIEILVIGLPYRLDGTLGSQAKQVQKFAERISRILQLPFDYVDERLTSVEAEEQLKAQKQFSTRNKGAIDRRAAAIILQQWLDARRFERVEN, from the coding sequence ATGAAAAAAGTTGCCGCTTTAGGGCTAGATGTAGGTAGGAAGCGAATGGGAGTGGCAGGCTGCGACGGTACTGGTCTAATTGCCACAGGTTTAACTACAATTAGGCGAACGAATTGGGCAGAAGACATTCGGCAGTTAAAAGAGATTGTGGCAGAAAGAGAAATCGAGATCTTAGTAATTGGTTTACCCTACAGGCTCGACGGAACATTAGGCTCTCAGGCAAAACAGGTGCAGAAATTTGCCGAACGAATTTCCCGAATTCTACAGCTACCTTTTGACTATGTAGATGAGCGTTTAACCTCTGTTGAAGCAGAAGAACAGCTAAAAGCTCAAAAACAATTTTCTACCCGCAATAAGGGGGCAATCGATCGCCGTGCAGCAGCTATCATTCTACAGCAGTGGCTGGATGCACGACGTTTTGAAAGAGTGGAAAACTAG
- a CDS encoding acetate--CoA ligase family protein, with amino-acid sequence MELLEYQAKELFRIVGIPILPSLTIRDARKIKQLQIPYPVVLKSQVRSGGRGKAGGVKFVANTIDAIAAARSIFNLSILGEYPEVVLAEAHYNTERELFLAIVLDYDLRCPVLLGSAWGGMNTDSLLANLQQVAITEDFTLFYARHLAARMGLSGNLICSVSEIIAKMYRLFKEQDLDLIEINPLGVNAQGELMALDGKIKINDHALARQPIAVTLNFSAQQRESIHQSNWQTQRNFSQVSWRWLDWQHQNGQVAMICSSFDSAVLTRELLAQNKVVPACSALIENSLATEIDNLQLYREQLLSILQEIKSWAGIKVIILNIWDTEAVNREIVQTVVNYCQVLQEVAGSTPKEQIQVKEEIKQSGSSVPYFVLRLLNHTSLKDLPLCEQIYLSSSLEESINQTIAVVKSS; translated from the coding sequence ATGGAACTATTAGAGTATCAAGCTAAAGAATTATTTAGAATAGTTGGGATTCCTATTTTACCTTCTTTAACTATCCGAGATGCCAGAAAAATTAAGCAGCTACAAATCCCCTATCCCGTAGTTTTGAAGTCTCAAGTTCGCTCTGGAGGGCGAGGTAAAGCTGGTGGAGTAAAGTTTGTGGCGAATACTATTGATGCGATCGCTGCTGCTCGGAGTATATTTAATCTGTCTATTTTGGGGGAATATCCCGAAGTAGTTTTGGCAGAGGCACACTACAACACTGAAAGAGAGTTATTTTTGGCAATAGTGCTTGATTATGACCTACGATGTCCTGTACTGCTAGGTTCAGCCTGGGGAGGCATGAACACTGATTCCTTGTTGGCAAATCTACAGCAAGTTGCGATTACTGAAGATTTTACGCTGTTTTATGCTCGCCATTTGGCTGCTCGTATGGGTCTATCGGGAAATTTGATTTGTTCAGTTAGCGAGATTATTGCCAAGATGTATCGTTTGTTTAAAGAGCAAGACCTAGATCTGATCGAAATTAATCCTTTGGGAGTTAATGCCCAAGGTGAGTTGATGGCTTTAGATGGCAAAATCAAGATTAATGACCATGCTTTAGCTCGACAGCCAATCGCTGTAACCTTGAATTTTTCAGCACAACAACGAGAAAGTATTCACCAGAGTAATTGGCAAACTCAGAGAAATTTTAGCCAGGTTAGCTGGCGTTGGCTTGATTGGCAGCACCAGAATGGACAAGTAGCGATGATTTGTAGTAGTTTTGATTCTGCTGTATTAACCCGAGAGTTGTTAGCCCAAAATAAAGTTGTTCCCGCTTGCAGTGCTTTAATTGAGAATAGTTTAGCCACCGAGATAGATAATCTCCAGCTTTATCGAGAGCAGTTACTCAGTATTTTGCAGGAAATAAAGTCTTGGGCAGGAATTAAGGTGATTATCTTGAATATTTGGGACACAGAAGCCGTAAACCGCGAAATTGTGCAAACTGTTGTTAATTATTGCCAGGTGTTACAGGAAGTTGCTGGATCGACCCCTAAAGAACAAATTCAAGTTAAGGAAGAGATAAAGCAGTCTGGGTCGAGTGTTCCTTATTTTGTCTTGCGTTTGCTAAATCACACTAGTCTTAAAGATTTACCCCTCTGTGAGCAGATTTATTTATCTAGCAGTTTAGAGGAAAGTATTAATCAGACGATCGCCGTAGTTAAATCTAGTTAA
- a CDS encoding CoA-binding protein produces the protein MNWSHPNKVIIQGITDDRAIFCALHMKALGTDVVAGVSPGKGGTTVEGVPVFDLVEQVQTEIGEIELSLIFVDPYQVLDAAKEAIAAGIRQIIIFTPRVPPQDTIELIRCAQKTNTLILGPGSHGIIIPQKVCLGNLQPQFYQPGTVGLITSSRHFGYEVAAELNAAKLGQSMIVSVGNDRIIGSDLAYWLAALNQDSNTKAIVAIGQRVNQINSIIAYSKDRGYDKPIVVYFAGLKAPQTKVYRDALTIISNQLSASVPVVNRDRQTAAQLRKIGLKIAKKPSEIPPIIQKALARESS, from the coding sequence ATGAATTGGTCTCATCCCAACAAGGTTATTATTCAAGGAATTACTGACGATCGAGCAATTTTTTGCGCTCTGCACATGAAGGCTTTGGGGACAGACGTTGTCGCTGGAGTTAGCCCTGGTAAGGGAGGTACTACAGTAGAAGGTGTGCCTGTTTTTGACCTAGTTGAACAAGTACAGACAGAGATTGGAGAAATCGAGCTAAGCTTAATTTTTGTTGACCCCTATCAGGTGCTTGATGCTGCCAAAGAAGCGATCGCTGCTGGTATTCGCCAAATTATTATTTTTACCCCCAGAGTTCCTCCTCAAGATACGATTGAATTGATTAGATGCGCCCAAAAAACTAATACTTTGATTTTAGGCCCTGGAAGTCATGGAATCATTATTCCGCAAAAAGTCTGCTTAGGTAATTTACAGCCTCAGTTTTATCAACCAGGAACAGTAGGCTTAATTACTTCTAGTCGGCATTTTGGCTATGAAGTGGCGGCTGAATTAAATGCAGCTAAGTTAGGTCAGTCGATGATTGTGAGCGTGGGTAATGACCGTATTATTGGCTCTGATTTAGCTTACTGGCTGGCAGCTCTTAACCAGGATTCTAACACCAAAGCAATTGTGGCTATAGGACAGAGGGTTAATCAGATTAACTCGATTATTGCCTACAGCAAAGATCGCGGTTACGATAAGCCGATAGTCGTCTACTTCGCAGGCTTAAAAGCTCCCCAGACCAAAGTTTATCGTGATGCTCTGACCATCATTAGTAATCAGTTATCAGCTTCCGTTCCTGTGGTTAATCGCGATCGCCAAACCGCTGCTCAGTTACGCAAAATTGGGCTGAAAATAGCCAAAAAACCCAGCGAAATTCCCCCGATTATTCAAAAAGCTCTAGCTAGAGAGAGCAGTTAA
- a CDS encoding Gfo/Idh/MocA family oxidoreductase: MSIAIIGCGFVADYYLTTLKNYPELKITGVYDLDLARSQDFAQHYGVDIYQSLDELLSDRQVQLVVNLTNPKSHFEINLACLLADKHVYSEKPLAMKLEEAEKLVALAEQKGLHLSSAPCSLLGETAQTIWKALREETIGKVYVVYSEMDDGLVHKMPYQAWVSQSGTPWPYKDEFEVGCTLEHAGYYLSWFPAFFGRAESVTGFSSTLVEDKKTEIPLDHNAPDFSVACIKFASGVVVRLTCSIVAAHDHSLRIFGDRGILSTPDSWFYNAPVHIRRRFKIRRKMIVSPIKQKYPLMGTKTKYSYRGAFQMDFARGIAEIADAIREDRPCRLSARYSLHVNELVLAIHHATESNSTYQVKSTFEPIKPMSWAM, from the coding sequence ATTAGTATTGCCATTATTGGCTGCGGTTTTGTAGCAGATTATTATTTAACCACCTTAAAAAACTATCCAGAACTCAAAATAACGGGAGTTTACGATTTAGATTTAGCTAGAAGTCAAGATTTTGCTCAACATTACGGAGTGGATATCTATCAATCCCTAGATGAACTATTAAGCGATCGCCAAGTTCAGTTAGTTGTAAATCTGACCAATCCGAAAAGCCATTTTGAAATTAATTTAGCCTGTCTATTAGCAGACAAGCACGTTTATTCGGAAAAACCGCTGGCAATGAAGCTAGAGGAGGCAGAAAAACTAGTGGCACTCGCCGAACAAAAAGGGCTGCATCTGTCATCAGCACCCTGTAGTCTTCTGGGGGAAACGGCACAAACCATCTGGAAAGCATTACGCGAAGAGACAATCGGCAAAGTTTATGTCGTTTATAGTGAAATGGATGATGGTTTAGTCCATAAAATGCCTTATCAAGCATGGGTTAGTCAATCAGGTACACCCTGGCCATATAAAGATGAATTTGAAGTAGGCTGTACCTTAGAACACGCAGGATATTATCTTTCTTGGTTTCCTGCTTTTTTTGGGCGCGCAGAGAGCGTGACAGGCTTTAGTTCTACCTTAGTTGAAGACAAAAAGACGGAGATTCCCTTAGATCATAATGCTCCCGATTTTTCTGTCGCCTGCATCAAATTTGCCTCGGGAGTAGTAGTTCGATTGACCTGTAGTATTGTGGCAGCCCACGATCATTCTTTAAGAATATTTGGCGATCGCGGTATTTTGAGTACCCCCGACTCCTGGTTTTATAATGCTCCTGTCCATATCAGAAGGCGGTTTAAGATCAGAAGAAAAATGATCGTCAGTCCGATTAAACAAAAATATCCTTTGATGGGTACTAAAACAAAATATAGCTACCGTGGCGCTTTTCAGATGGATTTTGCCCGTGGTATTGCTGAAATTGCTGATGCTATCAGAGAAGATCGTCCCTGTCGTCTTTCGGCGAGATATTCTCTCCACGTAAATGAATTAGTATTAGCAATTCATCATGCAACGGAAAGTAATTCCACCTATCAGGTTAAGTCTACTTTTGAACCAATTAAGCCAATGTCATGGGCGATGTAA
- a CDS encoding Gfo/Idh/MocA family oxidoreductase, with amino-acid sequence MSSQPIRWGIIGTGFIAGEFAKGLKSVPQAQLIGVASRKAANAQTFSQVFGIPRFYHSCEELVQDPDIDVVYIGTPNYTHKDLSILCLEAGKPILCEKPFTVNAAQAQEVIEVARRQQLFCMEAMWMRFMPLVQQVKTMIEQGEIGQVRMLTADFGYVVNANSSSHLNTLEQGGGVLLDRGIYGLSLAYYLLGEPSGIQTQANLLDTGVDEQSAVLLNYAQGALAVLAQSLGTESSNQATIMGSKGRITLDRLFIMPEKISVTKFPEATTNSFASPLTPPSSKQKLMAKVKQNSLVRRVYLSLASLLNSRATTVKPLVGNGYNYEAAEVVRCLQNGELESKVMPLDETLKIMATMDQIRSQWSK; translated from the coding sequence ATGTCATCACAACCTATTCGCTGGGGAATTATCGGCACAGGATTTATAGCGGGCGAATTTGCTAAAGGATTAAAATCAGTTCCCCAAGCTCAACTAATCGGGGTTGCTTCTCGAAAAGCTGCCAATGCGCAAACGTTTAGCCAAGTATTTGGCATCCCGCGTTTTTATCATAGCTGTGAAGAATTGGTGCAAGATCCCGATATCGATGTTGTCTACATTGGCACCCCTAATTATACTCACAAAGATCTGAGTATTTTGTGTTTAGAAGCAGGAAAACCAATTCTGTGCGAAAAACCTTTTACTGTTAATGCTGCTCAAGCTCAGGAAGTAATTGAAGTCGCCCGTCGCCAACAGTTATTCTGCATGGAGGCGATGTGGATGCGCTTTATGCCTTTGGTTCAACAGGTAAAAACCATGATTGAACAGGGAGAAATCGGTCAGGTGAGAATGCTCACGGCAGACTTTGGTTATGTCGTTAACGCTAACAGCAGTAGCCACCTTAATACTTTAGAGCAAGGAGGAGGAGTGTTACTCGATCGCGGTATTTATGGGCTTTCTCTGGCGTATTATCTTTTGGGTGAACCATCTGGTATCCAGACTCAGGCAAATCTTCTAGATACAGGAGTAGATGAACAATCTGCGGTGCTGTTAAATTATGCTCAAGGGGCATTAGCCGTTTTAGCTCAATCTCTTGGGACAGAAAGCTCTAATCAAGCCACGATCATGGGTAGTAAGGGGAGAATTACTCTAGACAGACTGTTTATTATGCCCGAAAAAATTTCCGTCACTAAGTTTCCTGAAGCTACAACTAATTCTTTTGCCTCTCCTTTAACACCTCCTAGCAGTAAACAAAAGCTGATGGCGAAAGTTAAGCAAAACTCTCTAGTTAGACGAGTCTATCTTTCCCTGGCGAGTTTATTAAACTCACGAGCAACTACAGTTAAACCTTTGGTAGGAAATGGCTATAACTACGAAGCAGCAGAAGTAGTTAGATGTCTGCAAAACGGCGAGCTAGAAAGTAAGGTTATGCCTTTAGACGAAACATTAAAGATTATGGCAACTATGGATCAGATTCGCAGTCAGTGGTCTAAATAA
- a CDS encoding WGxxGxxG-CTERM domain-containing protein yields MKLSHLYKLSGAGLLALSLAVIPFSALAQGQTETDSTEVVTTEDDNSEWGWLGLLGLLGLAGLAGKNKHRDNSTHREVGTAQPFPDTPSRRID; encoded by the coding sequence ATGAAACTTTCACATTTATACAAACTTTCAGGCGCGGGCTTGCTGGCGCTTAGTTTGGCAGTTATTCCTTTTAGTGCTTTAGCACAGGGACAGACAGAAACAGATTCAACTGAGGTTGTTACAACTGAAGATGATAATTCTGAATGGGGATGGTTAGGCCTACTTGGTTTGTTGGGGTTAGCTGGGCTTGCTGGCAAGAATAAGCATCGCGATAATAGTACTCATCGTGAGGTTGGAACTGCCCAACCTTTTCCTGATACGCCTTCTCGTCGTATCGATTGA
- the serS gene encoding serine--tRNA ligase has protein sequence MLDLKLIRNNPQQVQELIDRRHGNYDLQPIVKLDQASRELETSRSQLSARGNEIGKLIGQKIAQGSNPQGEEIAQLKTEGNEIKTKLSELEPQEKELKAKIEVLLLELPNLPDESTPLGKGEEENVEIKRWGDQYITENKNVLPHWEIGEQLGILDFKRAVKVAQSRFVNLVGAGAALERALISFMLDTQIAAGYVEVMPPVLVNSISLQGTSQLPKFAEDSFQCSNDDLWLTPTAEVPVTNLYRDEILEDTELPIRHCAYTPCFRREAGSAGRDSRGLIRLHQFNKVELVKIVTPETSDAEHQALVENAEAILQALKLPYRVLELCTGDIGFGAAKCYDLEVWLPAAGMYREISSCSNFRDFQARRANIRFKQAGQKGTQYVHTLNGSGLAIGRTMAAVLENYQQLDGTVRIPDVLQPYLKREVL, from the coding sequence GTGTTAGACCTCAAACTAATCAGAAATAATCCCCAACAAGTTCAAGAATTGATCGATCGTCGCCACGGTAATTATGATCTTCAACCCATCGTCAAATTAGACCAGGCTTCACGAGAACTGGAAACTAGCCGTAGTCAACTCAGCGCTAGGGGGAACGAAATTGGCAAACTGATTGGTCAAAAAATTGCTCAGGGCAGCAACCCTCAAGGAGAAGAAATTGCCCAGTTGAAGACAGAAGGAAATGAGATTAAAACAAAATTAAGTGAACTAGAACCTCAAGAAAAAGAATTAAAAGCCAAGATTGAAGTCTTGCTATTAGAATTACCCAACCTACCTGATGAATCAACTCCCCTAGGGAAAGGAGAAGAAGAAAACGTAGAAATTAAACGTTGGGGAGATCAATATATTACCGAAAATAAAAATGTCTTGCCCCACTGGGAAATTGGCGAGCAACTTGGTATTCTTGACTTTAAACGGGCGGTAAAAGTAGCTCAAAGTCGTTTTGTAAATTTAGTTGGTGCGGGGGCAGCTTTAGAAAGGGCTTTAATTAGCTTTATGCTAGATACTCAAATCGCAGCTGGATATGTGGAGGTAATGCCTCCTGTCTTGGTTAATAGCATTTCTCTCCAGGGTACAAGCCAGCTACCTAAGTTTGCTGAAGATAGTTTTCAATGCAGCAACGATGATTTGTGGCTAACACCAACGGCTGAAGTGCCTGTAACCAACCTCTATCGAGATGAAATTCTGGAAGATACGGAACTCCCAATTCGCCATTGCGCTTATACTCCCTGTTTTAGAAGAGAAGCAGGTAGTGCAGGCAGAGATAGCAGGGGTTTAATTAGACTGCATCAGTTTAATAAGGTGGAGTTGGTAAAAATAGTTACACCTGAAACCTCTGATGCCGAACACCAGGCTTTAGTAGAGAATGCTGAAGCAATTCTGCAAGCGTTAAAACTGCCCTATCGCGTATTGGAACTTTGTACAGGAGATATTGGTTTTGGGGCAGCAAAATGTTACGACTTAGAAGTTTGGTTGCCTGCTGCTGGAATGTATCGAGAAATTTCTAGCTGTTCTAACTTTCGTGACTTTCAAGCACGTCGAGCAAATATTCGCTTTAAACAGGCAGGACAAAAAGGGACCCAGTATGTTCATACTTTAAACGGTTCGGGGTTAGCGATCGGTCGCACTATGGCGGCAGTTTTAGAGAACTATCAGCAACTAGATGGTACTGTGAGAATTCCTGATGTGCTTCAACCCTATTTAAAACGAGAAGTTTTATAA